A genomic stretch from Deinococcus radiotolerans includes:
- the hutH gene encoding histidine ammonia-lyase, with amino-acid sequence MILDQHLSLSDFLSVVRGGEAVQLSEAARERILRARAVIERIVDGQAAVYGVNTGFGKFASVQVPREGLEELQLNLILSHAIGVGEALPTEVVRGMLLLRAQSLALGHSGVRPEVVELLLALLNAGAHPVIPAQGSVGASGDLAPLAHLALALIGHGEIEYRGEVRPGADVLAELGLSPLTLQAKEGLALINGTQLMGSLLALAVADARTLLGTANLAAAMTVEAMYGSHRPFQPDVVGLRPHPGAVAVAEELRFFLRDSEIAPSHLVGDGKVQDAYSLRAAPQVHGASLDALAHAERVLAVEFASVTDNPLIFPDSGDVVSGGNFHGQPLAVTIDALKVAVAELGSISERRCEQLLNPSLSGLPGFLTPQGGLNSGFMIAQYTAAALVSENKVLAHPASVDTIPTSANQEDHVSMGAHGARQLRAILENVQNVIGIELLCAAQALDFQKLHAGRGAQAAWEHIRAHIPNMTRDRYYRPDLLKIVEMVRSGELLHVARQRV; translated from the coding sequence GTGATTCTCGATCAACACCTGTCCCTGTCTGATTTTCTGTCTGTCGTGCGTGGCGGCGAGGCCGTCCAGTTGTCGGAGGCGGCGCGGGAGCGCATCCTGCGGGCGCGGGCGGTGATCGAGCGGATCGTGGACGGTCAGGCGGCCGTGTACGGCGTGAATACGGGCTTCGGGAAGTTCGCGTCGGTGCAGGTGCCGCGTGAGGGGCTGGAGGAGTTGCAGCTGAACCTGATCCTGTCGCACGCGATCGGGGTGGGGGAGGCCCTGCCGACCGAGGTGGTGCGTGGCATGCTGCTGCTGCGCGCACAGTCGCTGGCGCTGGGGCATTCCGGCGTGCGGCCCGAGGTGGTGGAGCTGCTGCTGGCATTGCTGAACGCGGGGGCGCACCCCGTGATTCCGGCGCAGGGCAGTGTGGGCGCGTCGGGTGACCTGGCGCCGCTGGCGCACCTGGCGCTGGCCCTCATCGGGCACGGCGAGATCGAGTACCGCGGTGAGGTACGGCCCGGCGCGGACGTGCTGGCGGAACTGGGCCTGAGTCCGCTGACGTTGCAGGCGAAGGAGGGGCTGGCGCTGATCAACGGCACGCAGCTGATGGGCAGCCTGCTGGCCCTGGCGGTCGCGGACGCGCGGACACTGCTGGGGACGGCGAATCTTGCGGCGGCCATGACGGTCGAGGCGATGTACGGCTCGCACCGGCCGTTCCAGCCGGACGTGGTGGGTCTGCGGCCCCATCCGGGTGCGGTGGCGGTCGCGGAGGAGTTGCGATTCTTCCTGCGTGACTCGGAAATCGCGCCGTCGCACTTGGTGGGGGACGGGAAGGTGCAGGACGCGTACTCGCTGCGCGCGGCGCCGCAGGTGCACGGCGCGAGCCTGGACGCCCTGGCGCACGCCGAGCGGGTCCTGGCCGTTGAGTTCGCGTCCGTGACGGACAACCCCCTGATCTTCCCCGACAGTGGGGACGTGGTGAGCGGCGGGAACTTCCACGGGCAGCCGCTTGCGGTGACCATTGACGCGCTGAAGGTCGCCGTGGCGGAACTGGGCAGCATCAGCGAGCGCCGCTGCGAGCAGCTCCTGAACCCGTCCCTGTCGGGCCTGCCGGGCTTCCTTACGCCGCAGGGTGGCCTGAACAGCGGCTTCATGATCGCGCAGTACACGGCGGCGGCGCTCGTCAGCGAGAACAAGGTGCTCGCGCACCCCGCCAGCGTGGACACCATCCCCACCAGCGCCAACCAGGAGGATCACGTCAGCATGGGCGCCCACGGCGCGCGGCAGCTGCGCGCGATTCTGGAGAACGTGCAGAACGTCATCGGGATTGAGCTGCTGTGCGCCGCGCAGGCCCTGGACTTCCAGAAACTCCACGCCGGACGTGGCGCGCAGGCCGCCTGGGAGCACATCCGGGCGCACATTCCGAACATGACCCGCGACCGCTACTACCGCCCGGACCTCCTGAAGATCGTGGAGATGGTCCGCAGCGGCGAACTGCTGCACGTGGCGCGACAGCGAGTCTGA
- the hutI gene encoding imidazolonepropionase has translation MTETLFTNISQLVTPGVGVQRGAAMRDLTVIPDAAILVSGGVIRWVGPRADAPASAQEHDLGGVAVVPGLIDPHTHAVWAGDRLADFEARISGVPYEEILARGGGIRSSMRATGAASVEDLVTLARPRLKALRASGATTTEVKSGYGLDFHAELRMLRAARALQGEFQLAPTLLIHVPPTEGRAAYVQAVCHDLIPTVAREGLATAADVFTEREAFTVEETRAILQAAKANGLQIKLHADQFHAIGGTELACELGALSVDHLEASGPAQIAALAASNTVATILPGVTLHLGLPAAPGRALIDAGAAVAVGTDLNPGSSPVFSTQLALALAVRLCHLTPAEALTASTVNAAAALGLQGRGALAPGQRADFLTLHSADWRDLPYTLGASPVSAVFVGGTLV, from the coding sequence ATGACTGAGACGCTGTTCACGAATATCAGCCAGCTCGTCACGCCGGGCGTGGGCGTGCAGCGGGGCGCGGCCATGCGCGACCTGACGGTCATCCCCGACGCGGCGATCCTCGTGTCGGGCGGCGTGATCCGCTGGGTCGGCCCGCGCGCCGACGCGCCAGCCAGCGCGCAGGAGCATGACCTGGGCGGCGTGGCCGTCGTGCCCGGCCTGATCGACCCGCACACGCACGCCGTGTGGGCCGGGGACCGCCTCGCGGACTTCGAGGCGCGGATTTCCGGCGTGCCGTACGAGGAGATCCTGGCGCGCGGCGGCGGCATCCGCAGCAGCATGCGCGCCACCGGCGCTGCCAGCGTCGAGGACCTCGTGACGCTGGCCCGACCCCGCCTGAAGGCCCTGCGCGCCTCTGGAGCGACCACCACCGAGGTCAAGAGCGGGTACGGCCTGGACTTCCACGCCGAACTGCGCATGCTCCGCGCCGCACGCGCCCTTCAGGGCGAGTTCCAGCTCGCGCCGACCCTCCTCATTCACGTGCCGCCTACCGAGGGCCGCGCCGCGTACGTGCAGGCCGTGTGTCACGACCTCATCCCCACGGTGGCCCGCGAAGGACTGGCCACCGCCGCAGATGTCTTCACCGAGCGCGAGGCGTTCACGGTCGAGGAGACCCGTGCCATCCTCCAGGCCGCGAAAGCCAACGGCCTCCAGATCAAGCTGCACGCTGATCAGTTCCACGCCATAGGCGGAACGGAACTCGCCTGCGAGCTGGGTGCCCTGAGCGTGGATCACCTGGAAGCCAGTGGCCCCGCGCAGATCGCCGCGCTGGCCGCATCGAACACCGTCGCGACCATCCTCCCGGGCGTGACCCTGCACCTGGGTCTGCCCGCCGCGCCCGGCCGCGCGCTGATCGACGCGGGCGCCGCTGTCGCCGTGGGGACCGATCTGAACCCCGGCTCCTCACCCGTATTCAGCACGCAGCTGGCGCTGGCGCTCGCGGTGCGCCTGTGCCACCTCACGCCCGCCGAGGCGCTGACCGCCAGCACCGTGAATGCCGCTGCGGCCCTCGGCCTGCAAGGGCGCGGCGCTCTCGCCCCGGGCCAGCGCGCCGACTTCCTCACCCTGCACAGCGCCGACTGGCGCGACCTGCCCTACACGCTCGGAGCCAGCCCAGTGAGCGCTGTGTTCGTCGGCGGCACGCTCGTCTGA
- a CDS encoding arginase family protein gives MTQPTHLPYGGIPTFARAPMVQPEGDWTADVAVLGVPFDIALGFRPGARFAPRALREASLRSVPPFMGLDGVTRLAGVTFADAGDVVLPSLEPELARQRISAAAESVRNRCSVPVFLGGDHSVTYPILRAFAAVPDLHVVQLDAHLDFTDSRNDTRYSNSSPFRRACEEMENLVHITTIGLRGLRFDPEAVAAARARGHTLIPMTDVTADLPAVLERLPRGKNVYLSVDVDGFDPSVIPGTSSPEPDGLTYAQGMRLLAETARHNTIVGLDVVELAPNLDPTGRSELLMARLIMETLCEVGLETRHD, from the coding sequence GTGACCCAGCCCACCCACCTGCCCTACGGCGGGATTCCCACCTTCGCTCGCGCGCCGATGGTCCAGCCGGAGGGAGACTGGACGGCGGACGTGGCGGTGCTCGGCGTTCCCTTCGACATCGCGCTGGGCTTCCGGCCCGGCGCCCGCTTCGCCCCACGTGCGCTGCGGGAAGCGAGCCTGCGCAGCGTGCCGCCCTTCATGGGACTGGACGGCGTGACGAGGCTGGCAGGCGTGACCTTCGCAGACGCCGGGGATGTCGTTCTGCCCAGCCTGGAGCCGGAACTGGCGCGGCAGCGGATCAGCGCGGCGGCGGAGTCCGTGCGGAATCGTTGCAGCGTCCCGGTCTTTCTGGGTGGGGATCATAGCGTCACGTACCCGATCCTGCGGGCCTTCGCGGCCGTGCCTGACCTGCATGTGGTGCAGCTCGACGCGCACTTGGACTTCACGGACAGCCGCAACGACACGCGCTACAGCAACAGCAGTCCGTTCCGCCGCGCGTGCGAGGAAATGGAGAACCTCGTGCACATCACGACCATCGGCCTGCGAGGTCTGCGTTTCGACCCGGAAGCGGTCGCCGCGGCCCGCGCGCGGGGGCACACCCTGATTCCCATGACGGACGTGACCGCCGACCTGCCCGCCGTGCTGGAGCGGTTACCGCGTGGAAAGAACGTGTACCTCAGCGTGGACGTGGACGGCTTTGACCCCAGCGTCATCCCCGGCACCAGCAGCCCCGAACCGGACGGCCTCACCTACGCGCAGGGCATGCGCCTCCTGGCCGAAACGGCCCGCCACAACACCATCGTTGGCCTGGACGTGGTGGAACTCGCCCCGAACCTCGACCCCACCGGCCGCAGCGAACTTCTCATGGCGCGGCTGATCATGGAGACGCTGTGCGAGGTCGGACTGGAGACGCGCCATGACTGA
- the hutU gene encoding urocanate hydratase — protein MTQTAEPAPVIRAPRGPNKTAKGWIQEAAKRMLMNNLDPEVAEHPDTLVVYGGRGKAARTWDAFHKIVETLDRLENDETLLIQSGKPVAVLRTHEWAPRVLLANSNLVPHWANWETFDKLDQAGLMMYGQMTAGSWIYIGTQGILQGTYETFAGAARKHFGGSLKGTITVTAGLGGMGGAQPLAVKLAGGVSINIEIDPTRIQKRLDTRYLDEVATSLEDAIARAEKYKAEGVARSIGVQGNAADLVPQLVQMNWTPDLITDQTSAHDPMWGYIPPVTPDEDASRLRADHPEEYKRRAYDAMAAHVRAILELQNRGAVAFDYGNNLRHRAQEAGVHNAFDYPGFVPAFIRDSFCEGRGPFRWVALSGDPEDIRATDQALLDLFPQDERLQSWLTYAADQIAFQGLPARICWLGYKERDQAARLFNEMVADGRLKAPIVIGRDHLDAGSVASPYRETEAMLDGSDAVSDWPLLNFGLGIASGASWMSFHHGGGVGLGFSQHSGLVIVADGTPEAAQKLSRALTNDPGMGVIRHADAGYDHALNVARDRGLDLPSLGITDHTKGGQ, from the coding sequence ATGACCCAGACCGCCGAACCCGCCCCCGTCATCCGCGCCCCCCGCGGCCCGAACAAAACCGCCAAAGGCTGGATCCAGGAAGCCGCCAAACGCATGCTCATGAACAACCTCGACCCCGAGGTCGCCGAGCACCCAGACACCCTCGTCGTTTACGGCGGCCGCGGCAAGGCCGCCCGCACCTGGGACGCCTTCCACAAGATCGTCGAGACCCTCGACCGTCTGGAAAACGACGAGACGCTGCTCATCCAGTCCGGCAAGCCCGTCGCCGTGCTGCGCACCCACGAATGGGCGCCACGCGTGCTGCTCGCCAACAGCAACCTCGTGCCCCACTGGGCGAACTGGGAGACCTTCGACAAGCTCGACCAGGCGGGCCTGATGATGTACGGCCAGATGACCGCCGGCAGCTGGATCTACATCGGCACGCAGGGCATCCTCCAGGGCACCTACGAAACCTTCGCCGGCGCGGCCCGAAAACACTTCGGCGGCAGCCTGAAAGGCACCATCACCGTTACCGCCGGCCTGGGCGGCATGGGCGGGGCGCAACCGCTCGCCGTGAAACTCGCCGGGGGCGTCAGTATCAACATCGAGATCGACCCCACCCGCATCCAGAAACGCCTCGACACCCGCTACCTTGACGAGGTCGCCACGAGTCTGGAGGACGCCATCGCCCGCGCCGAGAAATACAAGGCCGAGGGCGTCGCCCGGTCCATCGGCGTGCAGGGCAACGCCGCCGACCTCGTCCCGCAACTCGTCCAGATGAACTGGACCCCGGACCTCATCACCGACCAGACCAGCGCCCACGACCCCATGTGGGGCTACATCCCACCCGTCACGCCCGACGAGGACGCCAGCCGCCTGCGCGCCGACCACCCCGAAGAATACAAGCGCCGCGCCTACGACGCCATGGCCGCCCACGTCCGCGCCATCCTTGAACTCCAGAACCGCGGCGCCGTCGCCTTCGACTACGGCAACAACCTCCGCCACCGCGCCCAGGAAGCCGGCGTGCACAACGCCTTCGACTACCCCGGCTTCGTCCCCGCCTTCATCCGCGACTCCTTCTGCGAGGGCCGCGGCCCCTTCCGCTGGGTGGCCCTCAGCGGCGACCCCGAGGACATCCGCGCCACCGACCAGGCCCTCCTCGACCTCTTCCCCCAAGACGAACGCCTGCAAAGCTGGCTCACGTACGCCGCCGACCAGATCGCCTTCCAGGGTCTCCCCGCCCGCATCTGCTGGCTCGGCTACAAGGAACGCGACCAGGCCGCCCGCCTCTTCAACGAGATGGTCGCTGACGGCCGCCTGAAAGCCCCCATCGTCATCGGCCGCGACCACCTCGACGCGGGCAGCGTCGCCAGCCCCTACCGCGAAACCGAAGCCATGCTCGACGGCAGCGACGCCGTCAGCGACTGGCCCCTCCTGAACTTCGGCCTCGGCATCGCGTCGGGCGCCAGCTGGATGAGCTTCCACCACGGCGGCGGCGTCGGCCTCGGCTTCAGCCAGCACAGCGGCCTCGTCATCGTTGCCGACGGCACCCCGGAAGCCGCGCAGAAACTCAGCCGCGCCCTCACCAACGACCCCGGCATGGGCGTCATCCGCCACGCCGACGCCGGCTACGACCACGCCCTGAACGTCGCCCGCGACCGCGGCCTCGACCTCCCCAGCCTCGGCATCACCGACCACACCAAGGGCGGGCAGTGA
- a CDS encoding TetR/AcrR family transcriptional regulator, with protein MSAHSEKQLSVRRTSPRPADDPERRATILQAAQVCFAQDGFHRTTMRAVARQAGLAEGTLYHHFRSKDDLLLGLFSALGEQAQASLDPADLDGLNLRDFLRAFLAAPLVALAQDDAALLRVILSEGLIRRELGQAFAAGLAQTAGLGAAALAARPDLRGVDTAELIRVGLALVLGFTLEGALNHAGPPDAESTAALIADVLLARVHGGRA; from the coding sequence GTGAGCGCTCACTCGGAGAAACAACTATCTGTTCGGCGAACCTCGCCACGACCAGCGGACGACCCGGAGCGGCGCGCGACCATCCTCCAGGCCGCGCAGGTCTGCTTCGCGCAGGACGGCTTCCACCGCACCACCATGCGGGCGGTAGCGCGGCAGGCCGGGCTGGCCGAGGGCACCCTCTACCATCACTTCCGCAGCAAGGATGACCTGCTGCTGGGGCTTTTCAGCGCGCTGGGCGAGCAGGCCCAGGCGTCGCTCGACCCGGCGGACCTGGACGGCCTTAATCTGCGCGACTTCCTGAGGGCGTTCCTGGCCGCGCCGCTGGTGGCCCTGGCGCAGGACGACGCGGCGCTCCTGCGCGTGATCCTGTCCGAGGGCCTGATCCGCCGGGAGCTGGGGCAGGCGTTCGCGGCGGGCCTCGCGCAGACCGCCGGGCTGGGGGCCGCTGCCCTGGCGGCGCGGCCCGACCTGCGCGGCGTGGACACGGCTGAACTGATCCGGGTGGGCCTCGCGCTGGTGCTGGGCTTCACGCTGGAAGGCGCCCTGAATCACGCCGGGCCGCCCGACGCGGAGTCCACAGCGGCGCTCATCGCGGACGTGCTGCTCGCGCGGGTGCATGGAGGCCGCGCGTGA
- a CDS encoding glycosyltransferase — translation MKVTIMALGTRGDVQPYVALGAGLRAAGHAVRLASHDTFRELVTGAGLDFAPMRGNVQEVVHSSEMRAALARGNMLEINRVSARATLAAALHWAQDGLNAARDADLLLAGIGGMNVAQALSEKLRVPLMEAHVVPFHPTRAFPGAIFPPGVARLGGWANRLSHVLTRQVMWQMFRAADTRARREVLDLPAAPLLGPRPLRRLPTLHGISPSVLPRPADWDAGQHLTGYWFLPQEDWTPLPALEAFLSAGPRPVAIGFGSMTTPDPQATTSSILGALERSGQRAVLLSGWGGLSAQDVPDTVFVTDSVPHDWLFPRVAAAVHHGGAGTTAAGLAAGVPNVIVPFFGDQPFWGERVRQLGVGPAPVPRRALHAQTLAAAITRAVTDPGLQERAAHLGARIRAENGVARAAEVVGTLTDFPA, via the coding sequence GTGAAGGTCACGATCATGGCGCTGGGTACGCGCGGGGACGTGCAGCCGTACGTGGCGCTGGGCGCGGGTCTGCGCGCCGCCGGTCACGCGGTGCGCCTCGCGTCGCATGACACGTTCCGGGAGCTGGTCACGGGGGCGGGACTGGACTTCGCGCCCATGCGGGGCAACGTGCAGGAGGTGGTGCACAGCTCCGAGATGCGCGCCGCCCTGGCGCGGGGCAACATGCTGGAGATCAACCGCGTGTCGGCGCGGGCCACACTGGCGGCGGCGCTGCACTGGGCGCAGGACGGCCTGAATGCCGCGCGGGACGCGGATCTGCTGCTGGCAGGCATCGGCGGGATGAACGTCGCGCAGGCGCTCTCGGAGAAGCTGCGCGTGCCGCTCATGGAGGCGCATGTGGTGCCGTTCCACCCCACGCGGGCGTTCCCGGGCGCGATCTTTCCGCCGGGCGTGGCGCGGCTGGGCGGCTGGGCGAACCGGCTGTCGCACGTCCTGACGCGGCAGGTGATGTGGCAGATGTTCCGCGCTGCCGACACCCGCGCGCGGCGTGAGGTGCTGGACCTCCCCGCGGCGCCCCTGCTGGGTCCGCGTCCGCTGCGGCGCCTGCCGACCCTGCACGGCATCAGCCCGTCCGTGCTGCCCCGCCCGGCCGACTGGGACGCGGGGCAGCACCTGACCGGGTACTGGTTCCTGCCGCAGGAGGACTGGACGCCCCTACCGGCGCTGGAGGCGTTCCTGAGCGCGGGGCCCAGACCGGTGGCCATTGGGTTTGGCAGCATGACCACGCCGGACCCGCAGGCCACCACGAGCAGCATTCTGGGCGCGCTGGAACGCAGTGGGCAGCGGGCGGTGCTGCTGAGTGGCTGGGGCGGCCTGAGTGCTCAGGACGTGCCGGACACGGTGTTCGTGACGGACAGCGTGCCGCACGACTGGCTGTTCCCACGCGTGGCGGCCGCCGTGCATCACGGTGGGGCGGGCACCACGGCGGCGGGGCTGGCGGCGGGCGTGCCGAACGTCATCGTGCCGTTCTTCGGGGATCAGCCGTTCTGGGGTGAGCGGGTGCGGCAGCTGGGGGTGGGCCCCGCGCCAGTTCCGCGCCGAGCGTTACACGCGCAGACGCTGGCCGCCGCGATCACGCGGGCCGTGACCGACCCGGGCCTTCAGGAACGGGCCGCGCACCTGGGGGCCCGCATTCGGGCCGAGAACGGCGTGGCCCGCGCGGCCGAGGTCGTCGGGACCCTGACGGACTTTCCGGCCTGA
- a CDS encoding IclR family transcriptional regulator, translated as MPSPSLLSGAVDVLTAFDADHTDWRLSDLSRHLGVPTSTLHEQLLALCGTGLLLRAGRGRYRLGWRLLKLSSALYGSLPWYGPAHSAMERVARAGHALSFLSVLDAASGRVLCIARSVQGRDGPPVAGELDFELPGHASASGKLLLALSGAPLPDTHAALTGNTVTDPATWLRQAARIRAQDAAVTRDEWAAGTSGLAVPVRDGTGQVLAALGVSLPTARLRDQEGLLRVLRDEADAVSWSLGWRPG; from the coding sequence ATGCCCTCCCCTTCCCTGCTGTCCGGCGCGGTGGATGTCCTGACCGCCTTTGACGCGGACCACACCGACTGGCGCCTCTCGGACCTGTCCCGGCACCTGGGCGTGCCGACCAGCACCCTGCACGAGCAGCTGCTGGCCCTGTGCGGCACGGGCCTGCTGCTGCGGGCCGGGCGGGGCCGGTACCGGCTGGGGTGGCGCCTGCTGAAGCTCTCCAGCGCGCTGTACGGCAGCCTCCCCTGGTACGGTCCGGCCCACTCGGCCATGGAGCGCGTGGCCCGCGCCGGGCACGCGCTGTCGTTCCTGAGTGTCCTGGACGCTGCGTCGGGGCGGGTGCTGTGCATTGCGCGCAGCGTGCAGGGCCGCGACGGGCCGCCCGTGGCGGGCGAACTGGATTTCGAGCTGCCCGGGCACGCGTCGGCCAGCGGGAAGCTGCTGCTGGCCCTATCCGGCGCGCCCCTCCCGGACACGCACGCCGCGCTCACCGGGAATACCGTCACGGATCCGGCCACGTGGCTGCGGCAGGCGGCCCGCATCCGCGCCCAGGACGCGGCGGTCACGCGGGATGAGTGGGCGGCGGGCACGTCCGGACTGGCGGTGCCGGTGCGCGACGGAACGGGCCAGGTGCTCGCGGCGCTCGGCGTGAGCCTACCCACTGCCCGCCTGCGCGATCAGGAGGGCCTGCTGCGGGTGCTGCGGGACGAGGCGGACGCCGTCAGCTGGAGTCTGGGCTGGCGTCCGGGATGA
- a CDS encoding EAL domain-containing protein: MTQQATPQPSPSALELELQALEAAMYNTPERTGDQIRSLMRRAEEQGDLRARATAHLMLGGCALYTGQLPAAHAELDAALNLARGTSDQRLIARSLNGLGLYHDRAGEYDRALQAFLDSLRHTQASGDTTGSFRALNNLASLHADTGNLAQARLFHEQSLHLAEDTRSPILRAAAMTHLIVIHSRQGDTQQVLDLAAEHLTLIGEVGPPRWVSTVLECVSRALLQTGRADEAAQVALEELEQARSRQDEEGVSRLGCAAAQALMTIGRLGAAATLLQDSLRLSQQLGSRPIQVLALSGLSALHEQAGDDREALRYAREHHALEREVHQKEVDARSQLLTAQIRLELLNRESEIERLRNVELAEANQQLRDTQADLLYRATHDPLTGVANRAHFNQVMEDTLHALTPGELAALVFIDLDRFKWVNDSLGHPAGDALLQEVARRLQQTVRNTDVVGRIGGDEFIVLLRRIGVRSDVTLVARKIVDALSPPFTLGGHQITITASVGCAVAPQDGLRGDTLQQHADLAMYRVKRSGGNGLLRFDSAMGEPGTEQLLERDLRGALERGELILHYQGCYELRRERLVGFETLLRWQHPERGLIPPATFIPLAEDTRLILPIGAWVLTEACRQAVQWGFPASGLCISVNVSPLQFDRPTFLETVRDALHSSGLPPRNLILEITETLVLRDLERAQSHIRELRDLGVQVAMDDFGTGYSSLSLLEALPFDQLKVDRSFTRNLGTDRPRVTALMAAMIQLAHTLNMTVTVEGVEEPAQLDSLLALGCDHVQGYLFARPLPPEVAAQLIPDASPDSS, from the coding sequence TTGACGCAGCAGGCCACCCCCCAGCCGTCCCCCAGCGCCCTGGAACTGGAACTCCAGGCGCTTGAAGCCGCGATGTACAACACGCCGGAACGGACCGGGGATCAGATTCGCAGCCTGATGCGCCGCGCCGAAGAACAGGGGGACCTGCGCGCCCGGGCGACCGCGCACCTGATGCTCGGCGGCTGCGCCCTGTACACCGGGCAGCTGCCAGCCGCGCACGCCGAACTGGACGCGGCCCTGAACCTGGCGCGCGGCACCAGCGACCAGCGCCTCATCGCCCGGAGCCTCAACGGCCTGGGCCTGTACCACGACCGAGCAGGCGAGTACGACCGCGCCCTCCAGGCCTTTCTGGACAGCCTGCGCCACACGCAGGCCAGCGGCGACACCACCGGCAGTTTCCGCGCCCTAAACAACCTCGCCAGCCTGCACGCCGATACCGGCAACCTCGCGCAGGCCCGGCTATTCCACGAGCAGTCCCTGCACCTGGCGGAGGACACCCGCTCGCCCATCCTGCGCGCCGCCGCCATGACCCACCTGATCGTGATTCACTCCCGCCAAGGCGACACGCAGCAGGTGCTGGACCTCGCCGCCGAGCACCTGACCCTGATCGGTGAGGTCGGCCCACCCCGCTGGGTCAGCACGGTCCTGGAATGCGTCAGTCGCGCCCTGCTCCAGACGGGCCGCGCTGACGAGGCCGCGCAGGTGGCCCTGGAGGAACTCGAGCAGGCCCGCAGCCGGCAGGATGAAGAGGGCGTCAGCCGGCTCGGCTGCGCCGCCGCGCAGGCCCTCATGACCATCGGGCGGCTCGGGGCGGCCGCGACCCTGCTGCAAGACAGCCTGCGCCTCAGCCAGCAGCTGGGCAGCCGCCCCATCCAGGTGCTGGCCCTGAGTGGCCTCTCCGCGCTGCACGAGCAGGCGGGCGACGATCGGGAGGCGCTGCGTTACGCCCGCGAGCACCACGCCCTGGAACGCGAGGTGCACCAGAAGGAGGTGGACGCCCGCTCACAACTCCTGACCGCGCAGATCCGCCTGGAACTCCTGAACCGCGAATCCGAGATCGAGCGCCTGCGCAACGTCGAACTGGCCGAAGCCAACCAGCAGCTACGCGACACGCAGGCCGACCTGCTGTACCGCGCCACGCACGATCCCCTCACGGGCGTCGCCAACCGCGCGCACTTCAATCAGGTCATGGAGGACACCCTGCACGCCCTCACGCCGGGCGAACTGGCCGCCCTGGTCTTCATTGACCTGGACCGCTTCAAGTGGGTCAACGATTCCCTGGGCCACCCCGCCGGGGACGCGCTGCTTCAGGAGGTCGCGCGGCGCCTCCAGCAGACCGTGCGCAACACGGACGTTGTGGGCCGAATCGGCGGGGACGAGTTCATCGTGCTGCTACGCCGCATCGGGGTACGTTCGGACGTGACGCTGGTCGCCCGGAAGATCGTGGACGCCCTGAGTCCCCCCTTCACCCTGGGCGGCCACCAGATCACCATCACCGCCAGTGTGGGCTGCGCGGTCGCCCCGCAGGACGGCCTGAGGGGCGACACCCTCCAGCAGCACGCGGACCTCGCCATGTACCGCGTGAAACGCAGCGGCGGCAACGGCCTGCTGCGCTTCGACTCGGCCATGGGTGAACCCGGCACGGAACAGCTGCTGGAACGCGACCTGCGCGGCGCCCTGGAACGCGGCGAACTGATCCTGCACTACCAGGGCTGCTACGAACTGCGGCGCGAGCGGCTGGTGGGATTCGAGACGCTGCTGCGCTGGCAGCACCCCGAGCGGGGCCTGATTCCGCCCGCCACGTTCATCCCCCTGGCCGAGGACACCCGACTGATCCTGCCCATCGGCGCGTGGGTCCTCACGGAGGCCTGCCGTCAGGCGGTGCAGTGGGGATTTCCTGCGTCGGGCCTATGCATTTCCGTGAACGTCTCGCCGCTGCAATTCGACCGGCCCACGTTCCTGGAGACCGTGCGGGACGCCCTGCACAGCAGCGGACTCCCGCCCCGCAACCTGATCCTGGAGATCACCGAGACGCTGGTCCTGCGGGACCTGGAACGCGCGCAGAGTCACATCCGGGAACTGCGGGACCTGGGCGTGCAGGTCGCCATGGACGACTTCGGCACCGGGTACAGCAGCCTGAGCCTGCTGGAGGCCCTCCCGTTCGATCAGTTGAAGGTGGACCGCTCCTTCACGCGGAACCTCGGCACGGACCGGCCGCGCGTGACGGCCCTGATGGCCGCCATGATCCAGCTGGCCCACACGCTGAACATGACCGTGACCGTCGAGGGCGTCGAGGAGCCCGCGCAGCTCGACAGCCTGCTGGCCCTGGGCTGCGATCACGTGCAGGGCTACCTGTTCGCCCGGCCGCTGCCGCCCGAGGTGGCCGCGCAGCTCATCCCGGACGCCAGCCCAGACTCCAGCTGA